A window of Rhododendron vialii isolate Sample 1 chromosome 13a, ASM3025357v1 contains these coding sequences:
- the LOC131314891 gene encoding methionine--tRNA ligase, cytoplasmic-like, which yields MGDRASGEDQRVPKLPIPGKRNILITSALPYVNNVPHLGNIIGSVLSADVFARYCRLHGYNVLYICGTDEYGTATETKAMEEKCTPQQICDKYHAIHKEVYDWFNISFDEFGRTSTPQQTEVCQAIFMKLLENKWLSENTMQQLYCDACERFLADRLLEGTCPTVDCNYNSARGDQCEKCGKLLNPTELRDPRCKLCQATPRIRDTKHLFLELPLLKDKLEEYINEMSVVGSWSQNAIQATYAWLREGLKARCITRDLKWGVPVPHEKFKDKVFYVWYDAPIGYVSITSCHTPEWEKWWKNPENVELYQFMGKDNVPFHTVMFPSTLLGTGENWTLMKSISATEYLNYETGKFSKSKGIGVFGNDAKDTNIPAEVWRYYLLTNRPEVSDTLFTWVDLQAKLNTELLNNLGNFINRVLSFIAKPPGLGYGSVIPDTPGAETHILTKTLSEKVSTYVQQYVEAMEKVKLKQGLKIAMSISSEGNTYLQDSKFWKLYKEDKASCSIVIRTAAGLVSLLTRLLEPFMPSFSLEVLKQLNLPPEAQVSLCDENGDYEKATKPWEMLPVGHTIGTPYPLFKELKDEDVNFFREKFAGSQADRRRS from the exons ATGGGCGATCGAGCCTCAGGAGAAGATCAGAGAGTTCCAAAGCTACCAATTCCGGGAAAGAGAAACATACTCATCACCAGCGCTCTGCCTTACGTCAACAACGTCCCTCATCTCGGAAACATCATCGGCt CTGTTTTAAGTGCGGACGTATTTGCCCGGTATTGTCGCCTCCATGGCTACAATGTCTTGTACATATGTGGGACTGATGAGTACGGTACAGCAACAGAGACAAAAGCCATGGAGGAGAAATGCACTCCTCAGCAGATTTGTGACAA ATACCATGCAATACATAAAGAGGTCTATGATTGGTTCAACATCAGTTTTGATGAATTTGGACGAACATCGACTCCCCAGCAAACTGAAGTTTGCCAAGCGATTTTCATGAAGTTGCTAGAAAATAAGTGGCTATCTGAAAACACGATGCAACAG CTATATTGTGATGCTTGTGAGCGTTTCTTAGCTGATCGGCTTCTGGAGGGAACCTGCCCTACAGTAGACTGTAACTATAACTCTGCACGTGGGGACCAATGTGAAAAATGTGGGAAGTTGTTGAATCCAACTGAACTGAGAGATCCTAGATGCAAG CTATGTCAAGCAACTCCACGGATACGTGATACAAAACACTTGTTTCTAGAGCTCCCATTGCTCAAGGATAAGTTGGAAGAGTATATCAACGAAATGTCAGTTGTAGGATCTTGGAGTCAGAATGCCATTCAAGCAACATATGCATGGCTTAGAGAAGGACTGAAAGCCCGCTGTATAACGAGAGATCTTAAATGGGGTGTTCCTGTTCCACATGAAAAGTTTAAGGATAAG GTTTTCTATGTTTGGTATGATGCGCCGATTGGATATGTATCTATTACTTCATGCCATACCCCTGAGTGGGAGAAATGGTGGAAGAACCCTGAAAATGTGGAGCTATATCAGTTCATGGGCAAGGATAATGTTCCATTCCACACT GTCATGTTTCCTTCTACACTTCTGGGCACTGGAGAAAATTGGACATTGATGAAGAGCATTAGCGCGACGGAGTATTTGAATTATGAAACAG GAAAATTCTCCAAGAGTAAAGGGATAGGAGTTTTTGGCAATGACGCAAAGGATACAAATATTCCAGCCGAAGTGTGGAGATATTACTTGCTAACCAACAGGCCTGAG GTATCAGACACGTTGTTTACTTGGGTGGACTTGCAAGCGAAATTAAATACCGAGCTGCTGAATAATTTGGGCAATTTTATAAATCGAGTCCTGAGTTTCATTGCTAAACCTCCAG GACTAGGTTATGGATCTGTCATTCCTGATACCCCTGGAGCAGAAACACATATCCTTACAAAGACATTGTCCGAGAAAGTCAGTACATATGTGCAGCAATATGTAGAGGCTATGGAGAAG GTTAAACTAAAGCAAGGACTGAAAATAGCGATGAGCATCTCTAGCGAGGGGAACACATATCTACAA GACAGTAAATTCTGGAAGCTTTACAAGGAAGATAAAGCTTCCTGCTCTATAGTGATTAGAACTGCAGCCGGGCTAGTTTCTCTACTCACACGTTTGTTGGAACCTTTCATGCCATCATTTTCGCTTGAG GTGCTAAAGCAGCTTAATTTGCCTCCGGAAGCACAAGTTTCCCTCTGTGATGAAAATGGAGATTATGAGAAGGCAACGAAACCTTGGGAGATGTTACCTGTTGGTCACACCATCGGTACCCCTTACCCTCTATTCAAAGAATTG AAAGACGAAGATGTCAACTTTTTCAGGGAGAAATTTGCTGGAAGTCAAGCCGATAGGAGGAGGTCATGA